In Dehalococcoidia bacterium, the following are encoded in one genomic region:
- a CDS encoding transketolase C-terminal domain-containing protein codes for MSDLSKKTDSEADIRIIDGNHAAAQGAKLSRVQVIAAYPITPQSPVTEILSEFVERGELNAEYIAVESEHSALAVCTSASIVGARTFTATSSHGLAYMHEMLHWAAGTRLPLVLACVNRAIGAPWSILNDQQDSISQRDTGWIQIYARNNQEILDSVIQAYKIAETVYVPVMVCYDGYILSHTEMPVDVPSQGEVDRFLPHYSPHTTLDPANPRNYNLVTLANPRVNAEGVLCHGYMELRFLLQEALQNSRETISKVSREFSELFGRSYASMFWEDRMDDADIAIVATGSLAMEAVVAANMLREEGHRAGVLGLRVLRPFPKIDLVKALKRTRLIAVFDKNISYGSEGATCSEIKSALYGSGINAVIRNFIVGLGGRDVKAREIADAVRKALPSLKEGVLNREYPEWICHI; via the coding sequence TTGAGTGATTTGAGCAAGAAGACAGATAGCGAAGCCGATATACGGATAATTGATGGCAATCACGCTGCAGCCCAGGGGGCAAAGCTCAGCCGTGTCCAGGTGATCGCTGCCTACCCTATTACGCCCCAGTCACCGGTCACCGAAATCCTCTCTGAATTCGTGGAACGAGGGGAGTTGAATGCCGAGTATATTGCCGTCGAGAGTGAGCACAGCGCCCTCGCCGTATGCACCTCGGCTTCTATTGTAGGAGCCAGGACCTTCACCGCCACCAGTTCACACGGCTTGGCCTACATGCACGAGATGCTGCACTGGGCTGCCGGGACACGCCTCCCCCTGGTTCTCGCCTGCGTAAACCGTGCTATCGGAGCACCCTGGAGTATTCTCAATGACCAACAGGACTCTATATCCCAACGGGATACCGGCTGGATACAAATATACGCCCGAAACAACCAGGAGATACTGGATTCGGTGATCCAGGCCTATAAGATTGCCGAGACAGTCTATGTGCCGGTTATGGTTTGCTACGACGGTTATATCCTATCTCATACTGAAATGCCGGTGGATGTGCCGTCACAGGGGGAAGTGGACAGGTTTCTACCCCACTACAGCCCCCACACCACACTGGACCCGGCCAACCCCAGGAACTACAACCTGGTAACCCTGGCAAACCCCAGGGTTAACGCTGAGGGCGTGCTCTGCCACGGGTATATGGAGCTGAGGTTTCTGCTCCAGGAGGCTCTGCAGAATTCAAGGGAGACCATAAGCAAGGTCAGCCGGGAATTCAGCGAGCTATTCGGAAGAAGCTACGCCAGTATGTTCTGGGAAGACAGAATGGATGATGCCGATATAGCTATTGTGGCAACGGGCAGCCTGGCGATGGAGGCAGTAGTGGCGGCAAACATGCTCCGTGAAGAAGGACACCGGGCGGGTGTCCTGGGCTTGAGAGTGCTAAGACCCTTCCCTAAAATTGATCTGGTGAAGGCGCTCAAGAGAACCCGCCTTATCGCGGTTTTCGATAAGAATATCAGCTACGGCTCGGAAGGAGCCACCTGCTCGGAAATCAAATCAGCCCTCTACGGAAGTGGTATAAATGCGGTAATAAGAAACTTCATTGTCGGACTGGGTGGTCGTGATGTAAAAGCCAGAGAGATAGCGGATGCGGTTAGGAAGGCGCTGCCATCTCTTAAAGAGGGGGTTTTGAACCGCGAATACCCCGAATGGATATGTCATATTTGA
- a CDS encoding 4Fe-4S binding protein: protein MGTRSCQHICGESSPGIGEAGRTGEWRSSLPVIDPEKCIPAKRGKPACFICWLYCPDALISKTIPVQINLEYCKGCGICAQVCPAQAITMVNEEDL, encoded by the coding sequence ATGGGAACCAGGAGTTGCCAGCATATATGTGGTGAATCGTCACCGGGTATTGGAGAAGCCGGGAGGACAGGCGAGTGGCGCAGTTCACTTCCAGTAATAGACCCCGAAAAGTGCATCCCTGCAAAGCGCGGCAAGCCAGCCTGTTTTATATGCTGGCTCTACTGCCCGGACGCACTCATCAGTAAAACCATACCGGTCCAGATAAACCTAGAGTACTGCAAAGGGTGTGGAATATGCGCTCAGGTATGCCCGGCACAGGCTATAACCATGGTAAATGAAGAGGACCTCTAA
- a CDS encoding 2-oxoacid:acceptor oxidoreductase family protein has translation METRLYEIRWHGRGGQGAITAAKIVAQAAYLKGYQGVTAAPWFGAERRGAPVSASTRISPQPIMVTSQVEEPDVVVVLDHTLLRDKDVIGGLSRGGWLVVNSRQRPDELEVNGDFNIATADATRVCRELGLIVAGLTVVNTAILGALVRATELVDIASIEKVIRERFSDSLVDNNIIAFRKTYEITRLQKTG, from the coding sequence ATGGAAACAAGGCTTTACGAGATTAGATGGCATGGCCGGGGCGGTCAGGGGGCCATAACGGCCGCCAAGATAGTGGCACAGGCAGCCTACCTCAAAGGCTATCAGGGGGTAACGGCTGCACCATGGTTTGGCGCCGAGAGGAGAGGCGCTCCGGTAAGCGCATCAACCAGGATTTCCCCGCAGCCAATCATGGTTACGTCACAGGTGGAAGAACCCGACGTTGTAGTAGTCCTAGACCACACCCTGCTGAGAGACAAGGATGTAATCGGCGGACTGAGTAGGGGGGGATGGCTGGTGGTGAACTCACGTCAGCGTCCAGATGAACTCGAGGTTAACGGTGATTTCAACATCGCTACTGCTGATGCCACCAGGGTATGCCGGGAGCTGGGCCTCATAGTTGCCGGCTTAACCGTGGTGAATACAGCTATACTGGGCGCGTTAGTCCGTGCTACTGAGCTGGTAGATATAGCAAGCATAGAAAAGGTAATAAGAGAAAGATTCTCCGATAGCCTAGTAGATAATAACATCATCGCATTCAGGAAGACCTACGAGATAACCAGGCTACAGAAAACAGGGTGA
- a CDS encoding DUF1295 domain-containing protein yields the protein MQNSHTKSKSLPKTFALCAFAYIIALCIAVSVGYALGDRHPIWIVLTADIAATLVIYAFARVFQNASFYDAYWSVAPLAIALYYLLGASSGDAVLTRQVVVVTLVFIWGVRLTCNWARQWRGLGHEDWRYANMRHKWNRLFWIIELSGIEMMPTIIVFLGCLSLYPALSTGTSTFGVLDWVAIVVTAAAIIIETTADQQLRRFVRTNSQPRKIMSTGLWAYSRHPNYLGEIMFWWGLFIFALAADLSYWWVIVGPLAMTVLFVFVSIPMMDKRSLERRTGYEEHMRRVSALIPWFPRK from the coding sequence ATGCAGAACTCGCATACAAAATCAAAAAGTCTACCTAAGACCTTTGCCCTCTGCGCTTTCGCCTATATTATCGCTTTGTGCATTGCTGTTTCTGTTGGGTATGCGCTCGGTGACAGGCATCCAATCTGGATTGTTTTAACGGCAGACATTGCAGCTACGCTGGTCATTTATGCTTTCGCCCGCGTATTTCAAAATGCAAGCTTTTATGACGCATACTGGAGTGTCGCCCCGCTTGCGATTGCGCTCTATTATTTATTGGGAGCCTCATCGGGAGATGCAGTCTTAACGCGTCAAGTGGTGGTTGTCACCCTGGTATTTATTTGGGGTGTCCGGTTAACGTGTAACTGGGCCAGACAGTGGCGGGGACTGGGGCATGAAGACTGGCGCTATGCGAATATGAGGCATAAATGGAACCGTCTGTTCTGGATCATTGAATTATCTGGAATAGAAATGATGCCGACGATAATCGTTTTTCTCGGCTGCCTTTCGCTCTACCCTGCCCTCTCTACCGGGACGAGCACATTCGGAGTGCTCGACTGGGTTGCCATCGTGGTAACCGCTGCTGCGATCATTATAGAAACAACGGCAGACCAGCAGCTAAGAAGGTTTGTTAGGACAAACTCGCAGCCGCGAAAGATTATGTCAACTGGCTTGTGGGCTTATTCCAGGCATCCGAACTATCTTGGCGAGATAATGTTCTGGTGGGGGCTCTTTATATTCGCACTGGCGGCTGATCTTTCCTACTGGTGGGTGATCGTCGGGCCGCTGGCTATGACCGTGCTCTTTGTCTTTGTGAGTATCCCCATGATGGATAAAAGGAGCCTGGAAAGAAGGACGGGGTACGAGGAGCATATGAGGAGGGTTTCCGCACTCATTCCGTGGTTTCCCAGGAAGTGA
- a CDS encoding EthD domain-containing protein produces the protein MIKVMVMIKRKPGISHEEFCKHYEEVHAPLALKVLPTIKKYVRNHVVALPGTEEPGFDCITEFWYDDMEGAQASLDTLNSDAGQVIRDDEATFMDKDKQVVLLVDERETK, from the coding sequence ATGATTAAAGTTATGGTGATGATCAAGAGGAAGCCTGGCATTTCGCATGAGGAGTTCTGCAAGCACTACGAGGAAGTGCACGCGCCACTGGCGCTTAAAGTGCTGCCCACAATTAAAAAATATGTGCGGAACCATGTTGTCGCACTCCCCGGCACGGAAGAGCCCGGTTTCGATTGCATTACCGAGTTCTGGTATGATGACATGGAGGGGGCGCAGGCATCGCTCGATACCCTTAATTCCGATGCTGGCCAGGTTATACGAGACGACGAAGCGACTTTCATGGACAAGGATAAGCAGGTCGTCCTCCTGGTCGATGAGAGGGAGACAAAGTAA
- a CDS encoding NAD(P)-dependent oxidoreductase, with protein MPVKVLLTGALGNIGRNTTNKLIEQGHQVRCFDLKTRANEKAAQRIEDQIEVVWGDVRSPDDLAAAVKDQDVIMHLAFIMPPTSEDRPQWAREINVAGTENLLQAMKTVLPPPKIIFSSTFSVFGDTQSQPPPRTVTDPVKPVDNYTRHKVECERLVQESGLDWAIFRFAVVPPMSLGGVEELPKMFDFPLDMRIEFVHPRDAGLALANAVNSKKVWGKILLIGGGPSSQLYYRDFMGRMMDAMGIGMLPERAFGSKAAMTDWLDTSESQSLLNYQQHTFEDFVQEIASLLGYKRYLVPLFRPLVRRWVLQKSPYFRAKR; from the coding sequence ATGCCAGTGAAGGTGCTACTAACCGGTGCCTTGGGCAACATAGGCAGGAATACTACCAACAAGCTCATAGAGCAGGGGCATCAAGTGAGGTGCTTCGACCTTAAAACGAGGGCAAATGAAAAAGCTGCCCAGAGGATCGAGGACCAGATAGAGGTAGTATGGGGAGATGTGCGTAGCCCCGATGACCTGGCTGCCGCCGTTAAGGACCAGGATGTCATTATGCATCTGGCGTTTATCATGCCTCCCACGAGCGAAGACCGTCCCCAGTGGGCGAGGGAGATTAACGTGGCTGGTACTGAAAATCTGCTCCAAGCCATGAAAACAGTGTTACCACCACCTAAGATTATCTTCTCTTCGACGTTTAGTGTCTTTGGCGATACCCAAAGCCAGCCACCACCGCGCACCGTCACCGATCCGGTCAAACCAGTGGACAACTATACACGGCACAAGGTTGAATGCGAGAGATTGGTCCAGGAATCCGGGTTGGATTGGGCCATCTTCCGATTCGCTGTTGTGCCCCCAATGTCGTTGGGTGGGGTTGAAGAACTTCCGAAGATGTTCGATTTCCCTCTGGATATGCGAATTGAATTTGTCCATCCGCGTGACGCTGGGCTGGCTCTTGCCAATGCGGTGAACAGTAAAAAAGTATGGGGCAAGATATTACTTATCGGAGGTGGGCCTAGTAGCCAGCTTTACTATAGAGATTTTATGGGGCGGATGATGGATGCCATGGGTATCGGGATGCTTCCTGAAAGGGCCTTCGGTTCCAAAGCTGCTATGACTGACTGGTTAGATACCAGTGAAAGCCAGAGTTTGCTCAACTATCAGCAGCACACGTTTGAGGATTTCGTGCAGGAGATAGCCTCGCTATTGGGTTATAAGCGGTATCTGGTGCCACTTTTTCGCCCCCTGGTTCGCCGTTGGGTATTGCAGAAATCACCCTACTTTCGGGCTAAAAGGTAG
- a CDS encoding AAA family ATPase, producing the protein MAESTTPKNRLVAVCGKGGTGKTAFTAMMTKVLLDNGQRGKLLLIDADPAMGLPLALGITVRRTMGQIREEIIRTARKGKQEESRQLVDKLDYMVFEALEEMDNFALLAMGRTETLGCYCPVNNLMRGAIETLSKSFDTILIDGEAGLEQINRQVMGHVDTLIIISDATSRGLQTAAQIKGMAQSERVIQCERLGLVFNRVQGNEELLRQAAQDMGLEVFGYIPQDEDIAHYDLLGKPLMELTTSPGLAAVRNIVEKRIFAERFS; encoded by the coding sequence ATGGCTGAATCTACCACTCCAAAAAACAGGCTTGTCGCTGTATGCGGCAAAGGAGGCACAGGTAAGACCGCATTCACTGCCATGATGACCAAGGTCCTACTGGATAATGGCCAGAGAGGCAAGCTGCTGCTCATTGACGCCGATCCGGCCATGGGCCTGCCCCTCGCCCTTGGCATAACCGTCAGACGAACCATGGGCCAAATCCGTGAGGAGATAATCAGGACTGCCAGGAAGGGCAAGCAGGAAGAAAGTCGCCAACTGGTCGATAAGCTCGACTACATGGTATTTGAGGCCCTCGAGGAGATGGACAACTTCGCCCTGCTGGCTATGGGACGCACCGAAACGCTGGGCTGCTACTGTCCGGTCAACAACCTTATGCGTGGGGCGATAGAAACCCTCTCCAAGAGCTTCGACACCATCCTCATCGATGGCGAGGCCGGCCTGGAACAGATAAATAGGCAGGTCATGGGCCACGTCGATACCCTGATTATAATTAGTGATGCTACATCCAGGGGCTTGCAGACCGCAGCCCAGATAAAAGGGATGGCTCAGAGCGAGAGGGTGATCCAGTGTGAGAGGCTGGGCCTGGTATTTAATAGGGTGCAGGGTAACGAGGAATTATTAAGACAAGCCGCACAGGATATGGGACTGGAGGTTTTTGGTTATATCCCCCAGGATGAAGATATCGCCCACTACGATCTGCTGGGCAAGCCCTTAATGGAGCTCACCACATCACCAGGCCTTGCCGCCGTTCGCAATATCGTGGAAAAACGCATTTTTGCGGAACGCTTTAGCTAG